From Candidatus Manganitrophus morganii, the proteins below share one genomic window:
- the hisH gene encoding imidazole glycerol phosphate synthase subunit HisH, with protein MAHQKIVIVDYGMGNLGSIQNMLKHLGVESVISSQISEIQAADKLILSGVGAFDTAVKNIHERNLLPALNHRVLKEKKPVLGICLGMQLLTQRSEEGKLAGLGWIEGETIRFKLDGSQKLKVPHMGWNPVAVQKESRLFQEMPVEPRFYFVHSYHVVCRKEDTLCVTHHGYDFVSAVEKENIYGTQFHPEKSHKFGLRLLKNFAERV; from the coding sequence GTGGCGCATCAGAAGATCGTCATCGTTGATTATGGGATGGGGAACTTGGGCTCCATCCAGAACATGCTCAAGCATCTCGGCGTCGAATCGGTGATCTCTTCTCAGATATCCGAGATTCAAGCGGCCGACAAATTGATCTTGTCGGGGGTCGGCGCTTTTGATACGGCGGTGAAGAATATTCACGAACGAAATCTGCTCCCGGCGCTCAATCACCGGGTCCTCAAAGAAAAGAAACCCGTTTTGGGGATCTGTTTGGGGATGCAGTTGCTGACGCAGCGGAGCGAGGAAGGAAAGCTCGCCGGTTTAGGATGGATCGAGGGGGAGACGATTCGATTCAAGTTGGATGGATCTCAAAAGCTCAAAGTCCCCCACATGGGGTGGAATCCGGTTGCGGTTCAGAAGGAGAGCCGGCTTTTTCAGGAGATGCCGGTGGAGCCCCGTTTCTATTTCGTTCACTCGTATCATGTGGTCTGCAGAAAAGAAGATACGCTCTGCGTGACGCATCACGGCTACGACTTTGTCTCTGCGGTTGAGAAAGAAAATATTTACGGGACGCAATTTCATCCGGAGAAGAGCCATAAATTCGGACTCCGGCTGTTGAAAAATTTTGCGGAGCGGGTCTGA
- a CDS encoding DegT/DnrJ/EryC1/StrS family aminotransferase — MDRDPIRLVKPDIPEEALRRVADVIRSGRLVQGEYVQKFELALQDYLGTRNAVVVSSGTAALHLSLMALGLQSGDEVIVPAFTFPATANVVEVMGGKPVLVDITLDDFCIDTAQIEKAITKRTKVIMPVHEFGQPAEMDRIMAIARKYRLEVIEDAACALGAEFSHKKVGTFGRLGCFSLHPRKMITTGEGGVVITDDDVLAEKVRSLRNHGLSPSGNGFDLIYAGLNYRMTDIQAALGLSQLGSIDAFAQAREQVAQMYQERLTEIGWIKIPSSFEKRRSIYQTYHLLLDENIQRDFLITSLKQEGIETNYGAYALNCLGYYQQKYGYTGKEHRNAVRAYKQGLALPIGAHVSKDGIDYIAGTLKKKGRPAADGF, encoded by the coding sequence ATGGATAGAGATCCGATTCGGTTGGTAAAACCGGATATTCCGGAAGAGGCCCTCCGGCGGGTGGCCGACGTCATCCGATCAGGCCGGCTGGTCCAGGGCGAGTATGTTCAGAAGTTCGAACTTGCCTTGCAAGATTATTTGGGAACCCGGAATGCCGTCGTTGTTTCGTCGGGGACCGCCGCCTTGCACCTCTCACTGATGGCGCTGGGTCTTCAGAGCGGCGATGAGGTGATCGTCCCCGCCTTTACTTTCCCTGCGACGGCCAATGTGGTCGAAGTGATGGGAGGAAAGCCGGTCTTGGTCGACATCACCCTGGATGATTTCTGTATCGATACAGCGCAGATCGAAAAAGCGATCACGAAGAGAACAAAGGTGATTATGCCGGTGCACGAGTTCGGACAACCGGCGGAGATGGACCGGATCATGGCGATCGCCAGGAAGTATCGACTGGAGGTGATCGAAGACGCGGCCTGTGCGCTGGGGGCGGAATTCAGCCATAAAAAGGTCGGGACGTTCGGGAGACTCGGCTGCTTCAGCTTGCATCCTCGAAAGATGATCACCACCGGTGAAGGGGGAGTCGTGATCACCGATGACGATGTTTTGGCCGAGAAGGTGAGATCGCTGAGGAATCATGGACTCTCTCCCAGCGGAAATGGATTTGATCTCATTTATGCCGGATTGAATTATCGAATGACCGACATTCAAGCGGCATTGGGGTTATCCCAATTGGGATCGATCGATGCGTTCGCTCAAGCCAGAGAGCAGGTGGCGCAGATGTATCAAGAACGGCTGACCGAGATCGGCTGGATAAAAATACCCTCCAGCTTTGAGAAGCGGAGATCCATTTACCAGACCTATCATTTGTTGCTCGATGAAAACATCCAGCGCGATTTCTTGATCACCTCCTTAAAACAGGAAGGGATTGAGACAAACTACGGCGCTTACGCATTGAATTGTCTCGGCTACTATCAGCAAAAATATGGTTATACTGGAAAAGAGCATCGAAACGCCGTGAGGGCGTACAAGCAGGGACTGGCGTTGCCGATTGGAGCGCATGTCAGTAAAGACGGCATCGATTACATTGCCGGTACGCTGAAAAAAAAGGGAAGGCCCGCGGCAGATGGATTTTGA
- a CDS encoding acyltransferase yields MDFENQKRHASHGSGQFKIESFKEIGENVIFEEGVLVFHPEQIRIGNNVYIGHRTILKGYYQNEIVIGDHTWIGQNCFFHGAGGIRIGKGVGIGPTVQILTSMHRSEDLTKPVLAHPLEFKPVVIEDGSDIGIGSIILPGIRVGEGAIVGAGSVVTKEVLPFCIVAGNPATFLRKRGASDRGASEDRHR; encoded by the coding sequence ATGGATTTTGAAAATCAGAAAAGACATGCCTCCCACGGGAGCGGTCAATTTAAAATCGAGTCGTTCAAGGAGATCGGGGAGAACGTCATTTTCGAGGAGGGGGTTCTTGTTTTTCATCCCGAGCAGATCCGCATCGGCAATAATGTCTATATCGGCCATCGGACGATCTTGAAGGGATATTATCAAAATGAGATCGTCATCGGAGACCATACCTGGATCGGCCAGAATTGCTTTTTTCACGGGGCGGGAGGAATTCGGATCGGGAAGGGGGTCGGGATTGGTCCGACGGTCCAGATCCTGACCTCGATGCACCGGTCGGAGGATCTTACAAAACCGGTCCTTGCTCACCCCCTTGAGTTCAAGCCGGTTGTCATCGAGGACGGCTCGGACATTGGAATCGGCTCCATTATTCTTCCCGGCATTCGGGTGGGGGAAGGGGCGATCGTGGGGGCAGGCTCGGTGGTGACGAAAGAGGTTCTTCCGTTTTGTATTGTCGCGGGGAATCCGGCAACGTTTCTGAGAAAGAGAGGAGCGTCGGATCGTGGCGCATCAGAAGATCGTCATCGTTGA
- a CDS encoding class I SAM-dependent methyltransferase: MLNPSGAENKTGHPNEIALGERFEFGENWSRFLAVLDDARIEEAERSLKQMLGLERLSGKRFLDIGSGSGLFSLAARRMGATVHSFDFDPKSVACTQELKRRYCPQEAAWSIEKGSVLDRDYLQSLGKFDVVYSWGVLHHTGAMWQALENAATLVADEGFLFISIYNDQLYKSVLWRKVKQFYCSGPLGKGLTVGFFIPYFVLRGAIFDLLCLKNPLRRYSDYKKERGMARWIDWFDWLGGYPFEVAKPEEIFNFYRQRGYRLQKLKTCGAGLGCNEFVFTKEH, translated from the coding sequence TTGCTCAATCCATCCGGCGCTGAAAATAAGACCGGTCACCCAAACGAAATCGCGCTCGGGGAGCGCTTTGAGTTCGGAGAGAATTGGAGCCGCTTTCTGGCGGTGTTGGATGACGCCCGGATCGAAGAGGCCGAACGCTCGTTGAAGCAGATGCTCGGTCTGGAGAGACTGTCGGGGAAGCGGTTTTTGGATATCGGCTCCGGAAGCGGATTATTCAGCCTTGCCGCGCGAAGGATGGGGGCCACCGTACACTCTTTTGATTTCGATCCCAAGTCGGTCGCCTGCACGCAGGAGCTGAAGCGGCGGTATTGCCCGCAAGAGGCCGCTTGGTCGATCGAAAAGGGATCGGTTCTCGATCGAGACTATCTTCAATCTCTCGGAAAATTCGATGTCGTCTACTCCTGGGGGGTGTTGCATCATACCGGGGCGATGTGGCAGGCATTGGAAAATGCCGCAACATTGGTCGCCGACGAAGGGTTTCTCTTTATCTCCATCTACAACGATCAACTCTATAAATCGGTCCTCTGGCGCAAGGTGAAGCAATTTTATTGCTCCGGGCCGTTGGGGAAGGGATTGACGGTCGGCTTCTTCATCCCTTATTTTGTTTTACGGGGGGCGATCTTCGACCTGCTTTGCCTGAAAAATCCGCTGAGGCGATACAGCGATTATAAAAAAGAGCGCGGGATGGCGAGATGGATCGATTGGTTTGATTGGCTGGGGGGGTATCCGTTTGAAGTGGCGAAACCCGAAGAAATTTTCAACTTTTACCGTCAAAGAGGATATCGGCTGCAAAAGCTGAAGACCTGCGGCGCAGGCCTCGGCTGTAATGAGTTCGTCTTTACCAAGGAACATTAA
- a CDS encoding NAD-dependent epimerase/dehydratase family protein has protein sequence MITNKKIFITGGAGFIANTLISRLVAENEIRVYDNFHRDTLSTSLHAGHKNITVSKGDVLDYDRVLECMKGADIVVHAAAIAGIDTVIKSPTKTMKVNMLGTANVLEAAHQNRVRDRVVDFSTSEVFGSMAFKATEDRETVAGSAGEARWTYAVSKLAGEHLAVAYFREFGLPIVSVRPFNVYGPGQTGESAMQVFIKKALKNEDLHIHGDGSQIRAWCYVDDFVDCLIECLENPKAVGESFNIGNARAVVTTYGLAQTICRVLGSNSKILFKPALSAEVELRVPSVEKSYQLLGFRAKINMDEGIIKTAEWIKGHL, from the coding sequence ATGATTACGAATAAAAAAATCTTCATCACAGGGGGCGCCGGTTTTATTGCGAACACCCTCATTTCCAGGCTGGTCGCCGAGAACGAGATTCGGGTGTATGATAACTTCCATCGAGATACGTTGTCGACCAGTCTCCATGCAGGCCATAAAAACATCACCGTCTCGAAAGGGGATGTCTTAGACTACGATCGCGTCTTGGAGTGTATGAAGGGGGCCGACATCGTGGTTCATGCGGCCGCCATCGCCGGAATCGATACGGTGATCAAGAGCCCCACCAAGACAATGAAAGTGAATATGCTCGGCACCGCCAATGTTCTTGAGGCGGCCCATCAGAATCGCGTCAGGGACCGGGTCGTCGATTTCTCCACATCCGAGGTTTTCGGCAGCATGGCATTCAAAGCGACGGAAGATCGGGAGACCGTGGCGGGGAGCGCCGGAGAGGCGAGGTGGACCTATGCGGTGAGCAAGCTGGCCGGTGAGCATCTCGCCGTCGCCTATTTTAGGGAGTTCGGTTTGCCGATCGTCTCCGTCAGGCCGTTTAACGTCTATGGCCCCGGGCAGACGGGGGAGAGCGCCATGCAGGTCTTCATTAAAAAAGCATTGAAGAATGAAGATCTGCACATCCACGGGGATGGGAGTCAGATTCGGGCCTGGTGTTATGTCGATGATTTCGTCGACTGCCTCATCGAATGTCTCGAAAATCCGAAAGCGGTCGGTGAGTCGTTCAACATTGGAAATGCAAGGGCCGTGGTGACGACCTATGGATTGGCGCAAACGATCTGTCGTGTTTTGGGATCGAACTCTAAAATTCTGTTTAAGCCGGCGCTTTCCGCCGAGGTCGAGCTGAGGGTCCCTTCCGTCGAGAAGTCCTATCAACTGTTAGGCTTCAGAGCCAAGATCAACATGGACGAGGGAATCATCAAAACGGCGGAGTGGATCAAAGGACATTTATGA
- a CDS encoding AglZ/HisF2 family acetamidino modification protein — MLQTRVIPCLLVQNERLVKTVRFKNPSYVGDPVNAIKIYNEKEVDELILVDISATVEQRPPSFKLIEQVTSECFMPLCYGGGVRTLEEIQQILTLGVEKVAINSHAVEDPSFVREASDRFGSQSIVLSMDVKKTLWGKYLVHTHGGRKTTKLEPVEFAQEMEAMGAGEILLNSIDRDGTWEGYDLALIKAVADAVSIPVIACGGAGRIDDFSEAVKKGGASAVAAGSMVLYQGKDLGVLINFPAQEELKKALHTGRDAR, encoded by the coding sequence ATGTTACAGACCCGGGTCATCCCCTGCTTGTTGGTTCAAAATGAGCGGCTGGTGAAAACGGTTCGGTTCAAAAATCCTTCCTATGTGGGAGATCCGGTCAATGCAATCAAGATTTACAATGAGAAAGAGGTCGACGAATTAATTTTGGTCGACATTTCGGCCACCGTTGAACAGCGTCCCCCTTCCTTCAAGTTGATCGAGCAGGTGACCAGCGAATGCTTTATGCCCCTTTGTTATGGAGGGGGGGTCCGGACGCTGGAGGAGATCCAGCAAATTCTAACACTGGGGGTTGAGAAGGTGGCGATCAACAGCCATGCGGTTGAAGACCCATCGTTTGTCAGAGAAGCCTCCGACCGGTTCGGAAGCCAAAGTATCGTTTTGTCGATGGATGTGAAGAAGACCCTCTGGGGAAAATATCTGGTCCACACGCACGGCGGGCGCAAAACAACCAAACTGGAGCCGGTCGAATTTGCCCAAGAAATGGAAGCGATGGGAGCCGGCGAGATCTTGCTTAATTCCATTGACCGGGATGGAACGTGGGAAGGATACGATCTCGCTTTGATTAAAGCGGTGGCCGATGCGGTGAGCATCCCCGTGATTGCTTGCGGCGGCGCCGGTCGCATCGATGATTTTTCAGAGGCGGTCAAAAAGGGAGGGGCCTCCGCCGTTGCGGCAGGGAGTATGGTGCTTTATCAAGGCAAAGATTTGGGGGTACTCATCAACTTTCCAGCTCAGGAGGAGCTGAAAAAGGCGCTCCATACCGGAAGGGACGCAAGATGA
- a CDS encoding glycosyltransferase family 4 protein — protein sequence MRLTFVIGALTLGGAERTLAFLAKHFMERGHAVSVVTLYSPEKDFYALPSKMNRKTLGMTRPAQIFHQFPLLRRTILSTEPEVIISFLDKMNVMTLTSMWGTEVPVIVSERTDPSGYSIGPIWDQLRWWTYRAATRIVVQSKGTADYFLPKLKNKVSIIPNPVTRPALSDRPPETSLPKPYIVGMGRLVVEKRFDLLIRAFAQIKDQYPEWTLVILGEGPLRGELERLRDAVGLAHRLLLPGRAQNPDDLLKQADLFVLSSRVEGFPNALCEAMACGLPVIATDCPSGPREIVRDGIDGLLVPNQDEAALSKAMDRLMSNEAERRRLAARAVEVVDRFGVEKVAEMWEVLFAQSIRR from the coding sequence ATGAGACTGACATTTGTAATCGGAGCATTAACGCTGGGAGGGGCCGAAAGAACCCTCGCCTTTTTAGCGAAGCACTTCATGGAGCGAGGACATGCCGTTTCCGTCGTTACCCTCTATTCGCCGGAAAAAGATTTTTATGCGCTTCCTTCAAAGATGAATCGGAAGACGTTGGGGATGACCCGTCCCGCTCAGATATTCCATCAGTTTCCATTGCTGCGGCGGACCATTTTATCCACGGAGCCTGAAGTGATTATTTCTTTCCTCGACAAAATGAATGTGATGACATTGACATCGATGTGGGGAACAGAGGTTCCGGTCATCGTCTCCGAGCGGACCGACCCGAGCGGCTATTCAATTGGTCCGATTTGGGATCAGCTTCGCTGGTGGACTTATCGGGCGGCGACCAGAATTGTTGTTCAAAGCAAGGGAACGGCCGATTACTTTTTGCCCAAACTCAAAAACAAGGTATCGATTATCCCCAATCCGGTTACACGACCCGCTTTGTCCGATCGGCCGCCCGAGACGTCCCTTCCGAAACCTTATATTGTCGGAATGGGAAGATTGGTCGTGGAGAAACGTTTTGATCTCTTGATCCGCGCCTTTGCACAAATAAAGGACCAATATCCGGAATGGACCCTGGTGATTTTAGGAGAGGGACCTCTCAGAGGGGAGCTCGAGCGGCTCCGTGACGCAGTTGGGCTGGCCCATCGTCTTCTTCTTCCGGGGAGGGCGCAAAATCCCGATGACCTCCTCAAACAGGCCGATCTCTTCGTCCTCTCCTCCCGTGTGGAGGGTTTCCCCAATGCCTTGTGTGAGGCGATGGCCTGCGGCCTTCCGGTGATTGCAACCGATTGCCCCAGCGGCCCGCGAGAGATTGTCAGGGACGGCATCGACGGCCTTCTCGTTCCAAACCAAGACGAGGCTGCTTTGTCGAAAGCGATGGACCGCCTGATGTCCAATGAAGCGGAGCGCCGGCGTCTTGCCGCGCGTGCCGTGGAGGTCGTCGATCGATTCGGCGTGGAGAAGGTCGCGGAGATGTGGGAGGTCCTCTTTGCTCAATCCATCCGGCGCTGA
- a CDS encoding oligosaccharide flippase family protein, producing the protein MDSTLSKPPATTGYQEIRGASSGQRLLFLFKDSMLYGGAWAFSRVLALFTIPILTRLFSTEAYGALDAIATLGALFIAFITMGQDSAIARFYYETEDPTERREIISQSLLIQGIFCAAVGIILWLTADWVVQKMIVVPDHADTFRVLVMSYPFVILFQFCQHLSKWTFGRRQFILLSVGSGLVVAILTLILVLGFGLGIVGVFYAQLLGMGLFAVIGLFLYKDYWVWPNRFRYGRKLLSFGWPYMLVAIMGMMIPALDRIFITHFLDMEAMGYYAAGFKMAVLIVLPITAFQTAWGPFMLALYKEENALETYNQVLVYYTAAISFLGFCLVAMAEPLTMVLTSSRYLAGSVVILPITFSLIVESIAWIMGIGIDLSKKTYGSTLSYGAGMIVSGIFIAFLIVPFGIWGVAYGVLLGRIAQALSYILFAYRVYPLRFAWKKPLALFLMTLASAVLLQRISLPTPVYHALFRFFLFLVLGGVFWRYALSAEGRHWLSVKLKSFA; encoded by the coding sequence ATGGACTCGACCCTTTCAAAGCCTCCCGCGACGACAGGTTATCAGGAGATCCGCGGCGCTTCCAGCGGCCAGCGCCTTCTCTTCTTATTTAAAGATTCGATGTTGTATGGCGGCGCATGGGCCTTCAGCCGGGTGCTCGCTCTCTTTACGATTCCGATCCTCACCCGTCTTTTCTCCACCGAGGCGTATGGGGCCCTCGATGCGATTGCAACGCTGGGGGCATTATTTATCGCTTTCATCACCATGGGACAAGATTCCGCCATCGCGAGATTTTATTACGAGACGGAAGATCCCACCGAAAGAAGGGAGATCATTTCACAATCGCTTCTGATTCAGGGAATCTTCTGCGCGGCGGTCGGCATCATCTTATGGCTCACCGCCGATTGGGTGGTGCAGAAGATGATAGTGGTTCCGGATCATGCCGATACATTTCGTGTTCTCGTGATGAGTTATCCCTTCGTGATTTTATTCCAATTCTGCCAGCATTTATCGAAGTGGACGTTCGGCCGGCGTCAGTTCATCCTCCTTTCGGTCGGATCGGGGCTGGTCGTCGCGATTTTGACATTGATTTTGGTGTTGGGGTTCGGTCTGGGGATCGTGGGGGTTTTTTATGCCCAGCTTCTGGGGATGGGGTTGTTTGCCGTGATCGGCCTCTTCTTGTATAAGGACTATTGGGTCTGGCCGAACCGATTCCGTTACGGCCGGAAGCTGCTGAGCTTCGGATGGCCCTATATGTTGGTGGCGATCATGGGGATGATGATCCCGGCGCTGGACCGGATTTTTATCACACACTTCTTGGATATGGAAGCGATGGGTTATTATGCGGCCGGTTTTAAAATGGCGGTCCTCATCGTTTTACCCATTACCGCTTTCCAAACGGCATGGGGGCCGTTCATGTTGGCGCTCTATAAAGAAGAAAATGCGCTTGAAACGTACAACCAAGTGCTTGTTTACTACACGGCGGCAATCTCGTTTTTAGGGTTCTGTTTGGTCGCGATGGCGGAACCGTTGACGATGGTTCTCACCTCTTCCCGTTATTTGGCGGGGAGTGTCGTGATATTGCCGATTACGTTTTCTCTTATCGTGGAGTCGATTGCATGGATCATGGGAATCGGAATCGATCTCTCGAAGAAAACGTATGGGAGCACGTTGAGCTACGGCGCCGGAATGATCGTCTCGGGGATTTTTATCGCATTTTTGATCGTACCTTTTGGGATCTGGGGGGTGGCTTACGGGGTCTTGCTTGGGCGAATCGCACAAGCGCTCAGTTACATCCTTTTCGCTTATCGGGTCTACCCTCTTCGATTCGCTTGGAAAAAGCCGCTCGCCTTGTTTCTGATGACCCTTGCTTCCGCCGTATTGCTTCAACGGATCTCTCTGCCGACGCCGGTCTATCATGCTCTTTTCCGGTTTTTTCTTTTCCTGGTGTTAGGAGGGGTATTCTGGCGCTATGCGCTCTCCGCCGAGGGGCGGCATTGGCTTTCCGTCAAACTGAAGTCGTTCGCTTAA
- a CDS encoding N-acetyl sugar amidotransferase translates to MICSHCIYDDHIPYITFDPAGVCNYCRQHDQLEKEYPTGEEGSRRLQQLAEKIKRAGRNKRYDVVVGVSGGTDSSYLLYLAKKLGLRPLAAHFDNTWNSKIAVENIHGVLKALQVDLFTHVVDNREFCDLFKSFLKASVPDIDTPSDIGLATTHYLAAEKYGIKYIFEGHSFRTEGISPHGWFYMDAKYIETVQSQFGSYKIETFPNLWMMRWLRWTAVDRVKKIRPLYYIDYQKEETKQFLNKEYGWKWYGGHHMENRTAYFTNNYYLPRKFGIDLRYSEFSALVRSGQMNRSEALEKIREPKPFDTTILDEIKKRLDIKDEEFERIMDFPRKTYRDYKTYKETFERMRWFFWVMYRSNLVPKSFYMKYTQKYDRP, encoded by the coding sequence ATGATCTGCTCCCACTGCATTTACGATGATCACATCCCTTATATTACGTTCGATCCGGCCGGCGTCTGCAATTACTGCCGGCAGCATGATCAGCTGGAAAAGGAGTACCCGACGGGTGAGGAGGGATCGCGTCGTCTTCAACAACTTGCCGAGAAAATAAAACGGGCGGGACGGAATAAAAGATATGACGTGGTCGTCGGGGTGAGCGGCGGAACCGATTCGTCTTATCTGCTGTATCTTGCGAAAAAGCTCGGCCTGAGACCGCTCGCCGCCCATTTTGACAACACCTGGAATTCGAAGATCGCCGTGGAGAACATCCATGGTGTCTTAAAAGCGCTCCAGGTCGATCTCTTCACGCATGTCGTCGATAACCGAGAATTCTGCGATCTGTTTAAATCATTTTTGAAGGCCTCGGTTCCCGATATCGACACCCCTTCCGACATCGGATTGGCGACGACGCATTATCTGGCCGCCGAAAAATATGGAATCAAATATATCTTCGAGGGGCACTCCTTCAGAACGGAGGGAATCTCTCCCCATGGATGGTTCTATATGGATGCGAAATATATCGAAACCGTCCAATCGCAGTTTGGCTCATATAAAATAGAGACCTTCCCGAATTTGTGGATGATGCGCTGGCTGAGATGGACGGCGGTCGATCGGGTCAAAAAAATCCGCCCTCTTTATTATATCGATTATCAAAAAGAGGAGACGAAGCAATTTCTCAATAAAGAGTATGGGTGGAAATGGTACGGCGGCCATCATATGGAAAACAGGACCGCTTATTTCACCAATAACTATTATCTGCCGAGAAAATTCGGGATCGATCTGCGATATTCCGAATTCTCGGCGTTGGTCAGAAGCGGTCAGATGAACCGGTCGGAAGCCCTTGAAAAAATCAGAGAGCCGAAACCTTTCGATACCACGATTTTAGACGAGATTAAAAAAAGACTCGATATAAAGGATGAGGAATTCGAGCGGATAATGGACTTCCCACGAAAAACCTACAGGGATTATAAAACCTACAAGGAGACATTCGAACGAATGCGATGGTTTTTCTGGGTCATGTATCGGTCGAATCTGGTCCCGAAAAGTTTTTATATGAAGTATACGCAAAAGTATGATCGTCCTTAG
- a CDS encoding glycosyltransferase family 4 protein, with protein sequence MSLQGKKILSIYYKHKPGGLCKRLYMMFNALTEGGGEVHYIAVEPYPISHAKVIPHLLWTPFHRTEGVLFWIYFIATAPFYALWIGYRFKVDIVSVFGAVYGFLALLLKGLFGKPILTFVRSDPYEVNRLLRRPPFLLLLEDLLARIGLKYSDRIITVNDRLREIISSRYRISPEKISVLTNHIQSRPERFLPIDLCRKELGLNSEDFVVITASVLDQRKNVEILIRSGAFLTAPAVFLIVGDGPEKRRLQQLAEEANGKARFVFSGWQGDLSPFFGAADLFVTTSQHEGCSNSLLEALAWDLPCLASDLPEIREVLPSERLLFRPNDAAALAEKISRAVLDQSSLEQMRKACAEAREKLRFDWDKAVIHLHEAAFHRAA encoded by the coding sequence GTGAGTCTCCAGGGGAAAAAGATCTTATCGATCTACTACAAACACAAGCCGGGCGGATTGTGCAAAAGACTCTATATGATGTTCAACGCCCTGACGGAGGGGGGTGGAGAGGTTCACTACATCGCGGTGGAGCCTTATCCGATCTCGCATGCCAAGGTCATCCCCCATCTTCTCTGGACCCCTTTCCATCGGACGGAGGGGGTCTTATTCTGGATTTACTTTATTGCGACGGCTCCTTTTTACGCCCTTTGGATCGGTTATCGGTTCAAAGTGGACATTGTCTCCGTCTTCGGCGCCGTGTACGGTTTTCTCGCTTTGCTTCTGAAGGGATTGTTCGGAAAACCGATCCTAACCTTTGTTCGATCCGATCCGTATGAAGTGAATCGCTTGTTGCGGCGTCCCCCCTTCCTGCTGCTTCTGGAGGATCTGCTTGCGCGTATCGGTTTGAAATACTCGGACAGAATTATCACCGTCAATGATCGTTTGAGAGAGATCATTTCGTCGCGATATCGGATCAGTCCGGAAAAAATAAGCGTGTTGACGAACCATATTCAGTCTCGCCCGGAGCGTTTTTTGCCGATCGATCTCTGTCGCAAGGAGCTGGGGCTCAACAGTGAAGATTTTGTCGTCATCACCGCCTCTGTCCTGGATCAGAGAAAAAATGTGGAGATCCTCATCCGGTCCGGCGCCTTCTTAACGGCGCCCGCCGTTTTCCTCATCGTCGGGGATGGCCCGGAGAAGCGGCGTCTGCAGCAGCTGGCCGAAGAGGCGAACGGAAAGGCGAGGTTCGTTTTTTCCGGTTGGCAAGGGGATCTCTCCCCTTTTTTTGGCGCGGCCGATCTGTTTGTGACGACATCACAACACGAAGGGTGTTCAAACTCCCTCCTCGAGGCGCTTGCTTGGGATCTTCCCTGCCTGGCAAGCGATCTTCCCGAAATCAGAGAAGTCCTCCCATCCGAGCGCCTTCTCTTTCGGCCGAATGACGCAGCAGCGCTGGCCGAAAAAATATCGAGGGCGGTCCTGGATCAATCGAGTTTGGAACAGATGAGGAAAGCCTGTGCGGAGGCGAGAGAAAAGCTTCGTTTTGATTGGGATAAAGCGGTCATCCATCTTCATGAAGCGGCCTTCCATCGAGCGGCTTGA